In Candidatus Nitrosotalea sinensis, one DNA window encodes the following:
- a CDS encoding DUF371 domain-containing protein, with translation MHFEISFHGHKNVRSLHPKSIEITTEENLTVNGDCIVGVKASCGCLGIPDKIKESLKKDQTKVTCTIQVNDFSFKITGSGSEKLTLTNPHDIVIRKSNFTCPRTLSIGCNVASDSIPREMIDLLQDPNTKGIFRIEVE, from the coding sequence ATGCATTTTGAGATCTCATTCCATGGTCACAAAAATGTAAGATCATTGCATCCAAAATCAATCGAGATAACAACCGAGGAGAATCTTACAGTAAATGGTGATTGCATAGTAGGAGTAAAAGCTTCATGCGGTTGTCTTGGAATCCCAGACAAGATCAAAGAATCATTGAAAAAAGATCAGACAAAAGTAACATGTACTATACAGGTCAATGATTTTTCATTCAAGATAACAGGTAGCGGTAGTGAAAAGCTCACACTTACAAATCCTCATGACATAGTGATAAGAAAAAGTAATTTCACATGCCCCCGAACATTGTCAATTGGTTGCAATGTTGCATCAGATTCAATACCAAGAGAGATGATCGATTTACTTCAAGATCCCAATACTAAGGGGATCTTCAGAATAGAAGTAGAATAA